A segment of the Arachis hypogaea cultivar Tifrunner chromosome 5, arahy.Tifrunner.gnm2.J5K5, whole genome shotgun sequence genome:
ATGATAGATGTGACAAATGGCAATAACGTCTAGTGCCTAACAGACTAATCAATCATCAACCGGATCCTGGGGAGTTTCATCTGCTTTGCGCTTGATAGTAATTACAGGGCATTCGGCATGTTTCACACAGAATTCACTCACAGTGCCAACAAAAACCCTGGATAACATGTTCACAACAATTCATCAATATAATAAGCAAACTTTTCTTGAAGCAAAAGTGCTACTCTTAACAATTCAACAGGCAACAAGAAAGGATCAAGAATCAAGCATATCATATGAGACAATATCCATACTTTTGGAAAGGGCCGAGACCACGGCTGCCAACAACCAGAAAATCGGGATGCACGCGTTTCACCTCGTGGCAGATGACTTCCTTTGGATCACCATGCTTTATCCAAGCTTGACAGCCCACCTGCAAGCATTGCAAACCATTAGCAATTACCTTTGACCAAAATCAATTACATGGTAAAATTGTTAACATGATCTCAGGTAGAAGAAGAACTATTATTACCCCAATTTCATGACACTTATTGACAAAGTATTCCAGCAGATGAGCCCCTCTAATCCTATCTCTCTGCTTCATCCTTTTAAAATCGTCAGGTGAGGCATAGATACTATCCATGTCATCAAAAcctagcaaaaaaaaaagagagctccttttttaattttgctttgtaTAATTCTAAACAAATGCTCTTATAATTTAGGTAAAGATTCACCTATTCCATAAACAAGAAGGACAAAGCTCATGGCAAAAATGCATAAAGAATAGGAGTTATCATATCAAACCCGAAGACCTCTCTGTTGAAAATGAGTCATAATCTTTCTCAAATGAATTCTTCTAACTTCTGTTATTGGTAGCTTTTAAGAATAAACatgataaatca
Coding sequences within it:
- the LOC112801965 gene encoding universal stress protein A-like protein, which codes for MGEVTRIMVAVNQSSLKGYPHPSISSKGAFEWTIKKIVRHNVASFNLLFLHVQVPDEDGFDDMDSIYASPDDFKRMKQRDRIRGAHLLEYFVNKCHEIGVGCQAWIKHGDPKEVICHEVKRVHPDFLVVGSRGLGPFQKVFVGTVSEFCVKHAECPVITIKRKADETPQDPVDD